In Labrus bergylta chromosome 11, fLabBer1.1, whole genome shotgun sequence, one genomic interval encodes:
- the rasgrp4 gene encoding RAS guanyl-releasing protein 4 isoform X1: MNKTKRKSNVDSLKKGKLVPRRRNTCPSPQDITRALQSPSSAPSASAASLDELIQRCLNCFDSEGKFSSQLVHMTLMMHSWVVPSQMFAQKLLTIYKDCPSDKRGLRRSQVCHLIRQWMSQFPAVFEADPLLEQTMGDLWALVRLDGEEKHSQLMDTSCLSPHVNIFQAPSPSVKKRKVSLIFDHMEPDEMAKHLSYLEFKNFCNVSYLDYRSYVVRGSVRDNPALERSVMMCNGVSQWVQLMILSRHTAQQRAQVFTKFTHVAQKLRALQNFNTLMAVTGGLCHSSISRLKDTSNLLPPDVTKALSEMTELLSSRSNYSNYRRVYSECSGFKVPILGVHLKDLISLNEALPDYIDADKINLSKLQHLYSNITDLLAIHSSTPPFEANKDLLHLLTLSLDLYYTEDEIYELSYTKEPKNPKIQPVAPVKPPVVAEWGSGVTPRLDPDTISKHVKQMVDSIMKNYDQNQDGYISHEDFEKIAANFPFSFCTHETDREGQISREEINSYFMRGMSVWAKLGYNFSDVHNFHETTYKRPTFCYICGGFLWGVIKQGYHCKDCGINCHRHCRDLVGMECSKKHKNSTGSCPCTPAPESRTKGGVWSSEEEAFVFPQSIDTHHNKGLSVWTNSTSDSTLSDRSTQTDPGVWTPEKREMRGNHHNSLVHASPERRVNTLPLRTRGCSMPVSFLQEKMEELHFYKDKSREPD; encoded by the exons ATGAACAAGACCAAGAg gaAGTCAAATGTAGATAGCCTGAAAAAAGGGAAGCTGGTCCCGCGGAGGAGGAATACATGTCCCAGCCCCCAGGACATCACCCGGGCCCTGCAGAGCCCCAGCTCTGCTCCAAGTGCCAGCGCTGCCAGCCTGGATGAGCTCATACAGCGCTGCCTGAACTGCTTCG ATTCAGAGGGGAAGTTTTCCAGCCAGTTGGTCCACATGACCCTGATGATGCACAGCTGGGTCGTGCCATCTCAGATGTTCGCCCAGAAACTTCTCACTAT TTATAAGGATTGTCCCTCAGATAAGAGAGGACTGAGGCGGTCACAGGTCTGCCACCTTATCAG GCAGTGGATGAGCCAGTTCCCGGCAGTATTTGAAGCAGACCCCCTCCTTGAGCAGACCATGGGGGATCTGTGGGCGCTGGTCCGGTTGGACGGGGAGGAGAAGCACTCACAGCTCATGGACACCTCCTGCCT AAGCCCTCATGTGAACATATTCCAGGCACCGTCACCTTctgtgaagaagaggaaggtgTCTCTGATCTTCGACCACATGGAGCCGGATGAGATGGCTAAGCACCTCAGCTACCTGGAGTTCAAGAACTTCTGCAACGTTTCG TACCTGGATTATCGGAGCTACGTGGTGCGAGGCTCGGTGAGGGACAACCCTGCTCTGGAGCGTTCGGTCATGATGTGTAACGGAGTCTCCCAGTGGGTCCAGCTGATGATCCTCAGCAGACACACAGCCCAGCAGAGAGCTCAGGTCTTCACCAAGTTCACTCATGTGGCTCAG AAACTTCGAGCTCTGCAAAACTTTAACACTCTAATGGCAGTGACTGGAGGCCTCTGTCACAGCTCCATCTCCCGCCTAAAAGACACCTCTAACCTGCTGCCTCCTGACGTAACTAAG GCCTTGAGTGAGATGACAGAGCTGCTCTCATCGCGCAGCAACTACAGCAACTACCGGCGGGTTTACAGCGAGTGCAGCGGCTTCAAGGTTCCCATCCTAGGCGTCCACCTGAAGGATCTGATCTCATTGAATGAGGCCCTGCCCGACTACATAGATGCTGACAAGATTAACCTGAGCAAGCTGCAGCACCTATACAGCAACATCACCGACCTGCTGGCCATTCACAGCAGCACACCCCCATTCGAGGCCAATAAAGATCTCCTGCACCTGCTCACA CTTTCTCTAGATTTGTACTACACTGAGGATGAGATATATGAACTTTCATATACAAAGGAACCCAAGAACCCCAAGATCCAG CCTGTAGCTCCAGTTAAACCGCCCGTGGTGGCAGAGTGGGGTTCAGGGGTCACGCCCAGGCTCGACCCTGACACCATATCCAAACATGTCAAACAGATGGTGGAT TCCATAATGAAAAATTACGACCAGAACCAGGATGGTTACATCTCTCATGAGGACTTTGAGAAAATAGCAGCCAACTTCCCCTTCTCCTTCTGCACTCATGAAACTGACAG GGAGGGACAAATAAGCCGTGAAGAAATCAACTCTTACTTCATGAGGGGAATGTCCGTGTGGGCTAAGCTTGGCTACAACTTCAGTGACGTACATAACTTTCATGAAACCACATATAAGCGACCAACGTTTTGTTATATCTGTGGAGGCTTT CTGTGGGGAGTAATCAAACAGGGCTACCACTGTAAAG ACTGTGGGATAAACTGTCACAGGCACTGCAGAGACCTGGTGGGAATGGAGTGCtcgaaaaaacacaaaaactcaaCTGGGTCTTGTCCGTGCACCCCTGCCCCTGAATCTCGAACCAAGGGCGGCGTCTGGA GTTCAGAGGAGGAGGCCTTTGTTTTCCCCCAAAGTATCGACACACACCACAACAAGGGACTCTCTGTTTGGACAAATAGCACCAGTGATTCAACATTGTCAGACCGTTCGACTCAGACAGACCCCGGAGTGTGGACACCTGAGAAAAGGGAAATGAGGGGAAACCACCACAACTCTCTAGTTCATGCGTCCCCCGAGAGAAGG GTCAACACTCTGCCACTGAGAACCCGAGGCTGCTCTATGCCTGTTTCCTTCCTGCAGGAGAAAATGGAGgagttacatttttacaaagacAAGAGCAGGGAGCCCGACTGA
- the rasgrp4 gene encoding RAS guanyl-releasing protein 4 isoform X2: MTLMMHSWVVPSQMFAQKLLTIYKDCPSDKRGLRRSQVCHLIRQWMSQFPAVFEADPLLEQTMGDLWALVRLDGEEKHSQLMDTSCLSPHVNIFQAPSPSVKKRKVSLIFDHMEPDEMAKHLSYLEFKNFCNVSYLDYRSYVVRGSVRDNPALERSVMMCNGVSQWVQLMILSRHTAQQRAQVFTKFTHVAQKLRALQNFNTLMAVTGGLCHSSISRLKDTSNLLPPDVTKALSEMTELLSSRSNYSNYRRVYSECSGFKVPILGVHLKDLISLNEALPDYIDADKINLSKLQHLYSNITDLLAIHSSTPPFEANKDLLHLLTLSLDLYYTEDEIYELSYTKEPKNPKIQPVAPVKPPVVAEWGSGVTPRLDPDTISKHVKQMVDSIMKNYDQNQDGYISHEDFEKIAANFPFSFCTHETDREGQISREEINSYFMRGMSVWAKLGYNFSDVHNFHETTYKRPTFCYICGGFLWGVIKQGYHCKDCGINCHRHCRDLVGMECSKKHKNSTGSCPCTPAPESRTKGGVWSSEEEAFVFPQSIDTHHNKGLSVWTNSTSDSTLSDRSTQTDPGVWTPEKREMRGNHHNSLVHASPERRVNTLPLRTRGCSMPVSFLQEKMEELHFYKDKSREPD, encoded by the exons ATGACCCTGATGATGCACAGCTGGGTCGTGCCATCTCAGATGTTCGCCCAGAAACTTCTCACTAT TTATAAGGATTGTCCCTCAGATAAGAGAGGACTGAGGCGGTCACAGGTCTGCCACCTTATCAG GCAGTGGATGAGCCAGTTCCCGGCAGTATTTGAAGCAGACCCCCTCCTTGAGCAGACCATGGGGGATCTGTGGGCGCTGGTCCGGTTGGACGGGGAGGAGAAGCACTCACAGCTCATGGACACCTCCTGCCT AAGCCCTCATGTGAACATATTCCAGGCACCGTCACCTTctgtgaagaagaggaaggtgTCTCTGATCTTCGACCACATGGAGCCGGATGAGATGGCTAAGCACCTCAGCTACCTGGAGTTCAAGAACTTCTGCAACGTTTCG TACCTGGATTATCGGAGCTACGTGGTGCGAGGCTCGGTGAGGGACAACCCTGCTCTGGAGCGTTCGGTCATGATGTGTAACGGAGTCTCCCAGTGGGTCCAGCTGATGATCCTCAGCAGACACACAGCCCAGCAGAGAGCTCAGGTCTTCACCAAGTTCACTCATGTGGCTCAG AAACTTCGAGCTCTGCAAAACTTTAACACTCTAATGGCAGTGACTGGAGGCCTCTGTCACAGCTCCATCTCCCGCCTAAAAGACACCTCTAACCTGCTGCCTCCTGACGTAACTAAG GCCTTGAGTGAGATGACAGAGCTGCTCTCATCGCGCAGCAACTACAGCAACTACCGGCGGGTTTACAGCGAGTGCAGCGGCTTCAAGGTTCCCATCCTAGGCGTCCACCTGAAGGATCTGATCTCATTGAATGAGGCCCTGCCCGACTACATAGATGCTGACAAGATTAACCTGAGCAAGCTGCAGCACCTATACAGCAACATCACCGACCTGCTGGCCATTCACAGCAGCACACCCCCATTCGAGGCCAATAAAGATCTCCTGCACCTGCTCACA CTTTCTCTAGATTTGTACTACACTGAGGATGAGATATATGAACTTTCATATACAAAGGAACCCAAGAACCCCAAGATCCAG CCTGTAGCTCCAGTTAAACCGCCCGTGGTGGCAGAGTGGGGTTCAGGGGTCACGCCCAGGCTCGACCCTGACACCATATCCAAACATGTCAAACAGATGGTGGAT TCCATAATGAAAAATTACGACCAGAACCAGGATGGTTACATCTCTCATGAGGACTTTGAGAAAATAGCAGCCAACTTCCCCTTCTCCTTCTGCACTCATGAAACTGACAG GGAGGGACAAATAAGCCGTGAAGAAATCAACTCTTACTTCATGAGGGGAATGTCCGTGTGGGCTAAGCTTGGCTACAACTTCAGTGACGTACATAACTTTCATGAAACCACATATAAGCGACCAACGTTTTGTTATATCTGTGGAGGCTTT CTGTGGGGAGTAATCAAACAGGGCTACCACTGTAAAG ACTGTGGGATAAACTGTCACAGGCACTGCAGAGACCTGGTGGGAATGGAGTGCtcgaaaaaacacaaaaactcaaCTGGGTCTTGTCCGTGCACCCCTGCCCCTGAATCTCGAACCAAGGGCGGCGTCTGGA GTTCAGAGGAGGAGGCCTTTGTTTTCCCCCAAAGTATCGACACACACCACAACAAGGGACTCTCTGTTTGGACAAATAGCACCAGTGATTCAACATTGTCAGACCGTTCGACTCAGACAGACCCCGGAGTGTGGACACCTGAGAAAAGGGAAATGAGGGGAAACCACCACAACTCTCTAGTTCATGCGTCCCCCGAGAGAAGG GTCAACACTCTGCCACTGAGAACCCGAGGCTGCTCTATGCCTGTTTCCTTCCTGCAGGAGAAAATGGAGgagttacatttttacaaagacAAGAGCAGGGAGCCCGACTGA